Proteins from a genomic interval of Xanthomonas sp. AM6:
- a CDS encoding penicillin acylase family protein yields MRSRWKQGMLWLAVLALGLALLVWLLLRGSLARLDGQADLDGLAAPVTIQRDALGVVTIDAGNEADAMRALGYVHAQERYFQMDLMRRAAAGELSDLVGRAALGVDKQRRLQRLRTRAGTQLASFGGSHAAALQAYSAGVNRGLHALRVRPWPYLLLFQAPRDWQPVDSVLAGDAMYFDLQGRQGDRELSLYRLQQHLPAPLFALLRHDGSSWDAALDAPARGDAALPDASQVDLRTLPGAAADGGTADHAAPGSNNWAIAGSRSADGRAIVANDMHLQLGAPSIWFRVRLRYADAQAPGGRVDVSGFSLPGLPAVIVGSNGHVAWGFTNSYIDTSDWYRLTPCTATPQPGCTAVVRHRERIKVAGGADVALDVEDTVYGPILQHEPDGTALAQRWVAQLHGALNLGLADLARADSLAGAFASAQHIATPAQNMVLADSAGHIGWRVLGALPLRGSGCASDALVHDVSARVPAAQRCAPWPLSTGHSPQRIDPADGQLWTANARVVGGEELALLGDGGYALGARARQIRDDLRLHPQLDERQLLAIQLDDRALLLQRWWALLQQRDGGGATPALHALAQASKHWEGRASTDSVSYRLVRAWRLALLTRIRDGLAAPARAELGADYAMPPLPQLEAVAWPLLQQQPPHLLPRRYASWQALLEDAAAEVRDQPGQDAPLAQRHWGEENTAAVCHPLARSLPGLLKHWLCMPAEPLAGDNDMPRVQRPDFGASERMVVAPGHEADGIAHMPGGQSEHPLSPFWGAGHEAWVQGRATPFLPGPARYTLTLRPPARQ; encoded by the coding sequence ATGCGGAGCAGGTGGAAACAAGGGATGTTGTGGCTGGCGGTGCTGGCGCTGGGCCTGGCGCTGCTGGTGTGGCTGCTGTTGCGCGGCAGCCTGGCCAGGCTCGACGGCCAGGCCGATCTGGACGGGTTGGCGGCGCCAGTGACGATCCAGCGTGACGCCCTGGGCGTGGTCACCATCGACGCCGGCAACGAGGCCGATGCGATGCGTGCGCTCGGCTACGTGCATGCGCAGGAACGCTATTTCCAGATGGACCTGATGCGCCGCGCGGCCGCAGGCGAACTGTCCGACCTGGTCGGCCGCGCCGCGCTCGGGGTGGACAAGCAGCGCCGCCTGCAGCGCCTGCGCACGCGCGCCGGCACACAACTCGCCAGCTTCGGCGGCAGCCATGCCGCGGCCTTGCAGGCCTACAGCGCCGGGGTCAATCGCGGCCTGCACGCGCTGCGGGTGCGGCCGTGGCCGTACCTGCTGCTGTTCCAGGCCCCGCGCGACTGGCAGCCGGTGGATTCGGTGCTGGCCGGCGATGCGATGTATTTCGACCTGCAGGGCCGCCAGGGCGACCGCGAACTGTCGCTGTACCGGCTGCAGCAGCACCTGCCGGCGCCGCTGTTCGCGCTGCTGCGCCACGACGGCAGCAGCTGGGACGCGGCCCTGGACGCCCCGGCCCGCGGCGACGCCGCGCTGCCCGACGCCAGCCAGGTCGACCTGCGCACCCTGCCCGGCGCCGCCGCCGACGGCGGCACCGCCGACCACGCCGCGCCCGGCAGCAACAACTGGGCCATCGCCGGCAGCCGCAGCGCCGACGGCCGCGCCATCGTCGCCAACGACATGCACCTGCAACTGGGCGCGCCCAGCATCTGGTTCCGGGTGCGGCTGCGCTACGCCGATGCGCAGGCGCCGGGCGGGCGCGTGGACGTCAGCGGGTTCTCGCTGCCGGGCCTGCCGGCGGTGATCGTCGGCAGCAACGGCCACGTCGCCTGGGGCTTCACCAACAGCTACATCGACACCAGCGACTGGTACCGCCTGACGCCGTGCACGGCCACGCCGCAGCCCGGCTGCACCGCGGTCGTCCGCCACCGCGAACGGATCAAGGTGGCCGGCGGCGCCGACGTCGCGCTGGACGTGGAAGACACCGTCTACGGCCCGATCCTGCAGCACGAGCCTGACGGCACCGCGCTGGCGCAACGCTGGGTGGCGCAATTGCACGGCGCACTGAACCTGGGCCTGGCCGACCTGGCCCGCGCCGATTCCCTGGCCGGCGCCTTTGCCAGCGCCCAGCACATCGCCACCCCGGCGCAGAACATGGTGCTGGCCGACAGCGCCGGGCATATCGGCTGGCGCGTGCTCGGCGCGCTGCCGTTGCGCGGCTCGGGCTGCGCCAGCGATGCGCTGGTCCACGACGTCAGCGCGCGCGTGCCGGCGGCGCAGCGCTGCGCGCCCTGGCCGCTCTCCACCGGACATTCGCCGCAGCGGATCGACCCTGCCGACGGACAGCTGTGGACCGCCAACGCACGCGTGGTCGGCGGCGAGGAACTGGCGCTGCTCGGCGATGGCGGCTATGCGCTGGGCGCGCGCGCGCGGCAGATCCGCGACGACCTGCGGCTGCATCCGCAGCTGGACGAACGCCAGTTGCTGGCGATCCAGCTCGACGACCGCGCGCTGCTGCTGCAACGCTGGTGGGCGCTGCTGCAGCAACGCGACGGCGGCGGCGCCACGCCCGCATTGCACGCGCTGGCGCAGGCCAGCAAGCACTGGGAGGGCCGCGCCAGCACCGATTCGGTGAGCTACCGGCTGGTGCGCGCCTGGCGCCTGGCGTTGCTGACCCGGATCCGCGACGGCCTGGCCGCCCCGGCCCGCGCCGAACTGGGCGCCGACTACGCGATGCCGCCGCTGCCGCAGTTGGAAGCGGTGGCCTGGCCGCTGCTGCAGCAGCAACCGCCGCACCTGCTGCCGCGCCGCTACGCCAGCTGGCAGGCGTTGCTGGAAGACGCCGCGGCCGAGGTCCGCGACCAGCCCGGGCAGGACGCGCCGCTGGCACAGCGCCACTGGGGAGAGGAGAACACCGCCGCGGTGTGCCATCCGCTGGCGCGCTCGCTGCCTGGATTGCTGAAGCACTGGCTGTGCATGCCGGCCGAGCCGCTGGCCGGCGACAACGACATGCCGCGGGTGCAGCGTCCGGACTTCGGCGCCTCCGAGCGCATGGTGGTGGCGCCGGGCCACGAGGCCGACGGCATCGCGCACATGCCCGGCGGCCAGAGCGAGCATCCGCTGTCGCCGTTCTGGGGCGCCGGCCACGAGGCCTGGGTGCAGGGCCGGGCGACGCCGTTCCTGCCCGGTCCGGCGCGCTACACGCTGACATTACGACCCCCTGCGCGACAATGA
- the parC gene encoding DNA topoisomerase IV subunit A encodes MTDLARPAFHGFEQLPLREYAERAYLDYSMYVVLDRALPFLGDGLKPVQRRIIYAMSELGLNAAAKPKKSARTVGDVIGKYHPHGDSACYEALVLMAQPFSYRYPLIEGQGNFGSTDDPKSFAAMRYTESKLTPIAEVLLGELGQGTVDWSPNFDGTLDEPTWMPARLPHLLLNGTTGIAVGMATDVPPHNLNEIVSALIRLLDDPDASVADLCEHVRGPDYPTTAEIITPAADLRAIYETGHGSVRARATFLKEHANIVVTALPYQVSPSKVIEQIAQQMRAKKLPWLEDIRDESDHANPVRVVLVPRSNRVDAEQLMGHLFATTDLERSYRVNLNVIGLDGRPQVKNLKTLLEEWLRFRSDTVVRRLNHRLERVERRLHLLEGLLVAFLNLDEVIRIIRSEDEPKPALIARFKLSEEQADYILETRLRQLARLEEMKIRGEQDALAKEQAQLQAVLASKTKLKKLIKDELVADAKKFGDARRSPLVQRGAAQAIDETELVPSEPMTIVMSEKGWIRAAKGHDVDPAGLSYRDGDGLLAAVRGRSTQQVAFLDSEGRAYSTLAHTLPSARGNGEPLTGRFSPASGASFQAIASGENDARLVLASSHGYGFVTCFENLTSRNKAGKAMLNLTPNAKVLPPASVGNPGTDRIVAVTSAGHLLAFPVADLPELDKGKGNKIIDIPKAKLGTERVVAIAAVAPGNTLLVKSGQRTMSLSFKDLDTYLGARASRGGLLPRGWQKVDGLAVE; translated from the coding sequence ATGACCGATCTCGCCCGCCCCGCCTTCCACGGTTTCGAACAGCTGCCGCTGCGCGAATACGCCGAACGCGCCTACCTCGACTATTCCATGTACGTGGTGCTGGACCGCGCCCTGCCGTTCCTGGGCGACGGCCTGAAACCGGTGCAGCGGCGCATCATCTACGCGATGAGCGAGCTGGGCCTGAACGCGGCGGCCAAGCCGAAGAAGTCCGCGCGCACCGTGGGCGACGTCATCGGCAAATACCACCCGCATGGCGACAGCGCCTGCTACGAGGCGCTGGTGCTGATGGCGCAGCCGTTCTCCTACCGCTATCCGCTGATCGAGGGCCAGGGCAACTTCGGCTCCACCGACGACCCGAAGTCGTTCGCGGCGATGCGCTACACCGAATCCAAGCTGACCCCGATCGCCGAGGTGCTGCTGGGCGAACTCGGCCAGGGCACGGTGGACTGGTCGCCGAACTTCGACGGCACCCTGGACGAGCCGACCTGGATGCCGGCGCGGCTGCCGCACCTGCTGCTCAACGGCACCACCGGCATCGCCGTGGGCATGGCCACCGACGTGCCGCCGCACAACCTCAACGAGATCGTCAGCGCGCTGATCCGCCTGCTCGACGACCCCGACGCCAGCGTCGCCGACCTGTGCGAGCACGTGCGCGGCCCGGACTACCCGACCACCGCCGAGATCATCACCCCGGCCGCCGACCTGCGCGCGATCTACGAGACCGGCCACGGCAGCGTGCGCGCGCGCGCCACGTTCCTGAAGGAACACGCCAACATCGTGGTCACCGCGCTGCCCTACCAAGTGTCGCCGTCGAAGGTGATCGAGCAGATCGCGCAGCAGATGCGCGCCAAGAAGCTGCCGTGGCTGGAGGACATCCGCGACGAGTCCGACCACGCCAACCCGGTGCGGGTGGTGCTGGTGCCGCGCTCCAACCGGGTCGACGCCGAGCAGCTGATGGGCCACCTGTTCGCCACCACCGACCTGGAGCGCAGCTACCGGGTCAACCTCAACGTGATCGGCCTGGACGGCCGCCCGCAGGTCAAGAACCTCAAGACCCTGCTGGAAGAGTGGCTGCGCTTCCGCAGCGACACCGTGGTGCGCCGGCTCAACCACCGCCTGGAGAGGGTCGAGCGGCGCCTGCACCTGTTGGAAGGCCTGCTGGTCGCGTTCCTCAACCTGGACGAAGTGATCCGCATCATCCGCAGCGAGGACGAGCCCAAGCCGGCGCTGATCGCGCGCTTCAAGCTCAGCGAGGAACAGGCCGACTACATCCTGGAAACCCGCCTGCGCCAGCTGGCGCGGCTGGAGGAAATGAAGATCCGCGGCGAGCAGGACGCGCTGGCCAAGGAGCAAGCGCAGCTGCAGGCGGTGCTGGCCAGCAAGACCAAGCTGAAGAAGCTGATCAAGGACGAACTGGTCGCCGACGCCAAGAAGTTCGGCGATGCGCGGCGCTCGCCGCTGGTGCAGCGCGGCGCGGCGCAGGCGATCGACGAGACCGAGCTGGTGCCGAGCGAGCCGATGACCATCGTGATGTCGGAGAAGGGCTGGATCCGCGCGGCCAAGGGCCACGACGTGGACCCGGCCGGCCTGTCCTACCGCGACGGCGACGGCCTGCTGGCCGCGGTGCGCGGGCGCAGCACCCAGCAGGTGGCGTTCCTGGACTCGGAAGGCCGCGCCTATTCGACGCTGGCGCACACCCTGCCCTCGGCGCGCGGCAACGGCGAACCGCTGACCGGGCGTTTCTCCCCGGCCTCCGGCGCCTCGTTCCAGGCCATCGCCAGCGGCGAGAACGACGCCCGCCTGGTGCTGGCGTCCTCGCATGGCTACGGCTTCGTCACCTGCTTCGAGAACCTGACCAGCCGCAACAAGGCCGGCAAGGCGATGCTCAACCTGACCCCCAACGCCAAGGTGCTGCCGCCGGCGTCGGTGGGCAATCCGGGCACCGACCGCATCGTCGCGGTGACCAGCGCCGGCCACCTGCTGGCGTTCCCGGTCGCCGACCTGCCCGAGCTGGACAAGGGCAAGGGCAACAAGATCATCGACATCCCCAAGGCCAAGCTCGGCACCGAGCGGGTGGTGGCGATCGCCGCGGTCGCGCCGGGCAACACGCTGCTGGTCAAGAGCGGCCAGCGCACCATGTCGCTGTCGTTCAAGGACCTGGATACCTACCTGGGTGCGCGCGCCAGCCGCGGCGGGCTGCTGCCGCGCGGCTGGCAGAAGGTGGACGGCCTGGCGGTGGAGTGA
- the asnB gene encoding asparagine synthase B, whose translation MCSIFGIFGLQPGDDLQALRRQSLDCSQRQRHRGPDWSGVYADDGAILVHERLAIVDPAGGSQPLLSEDGQLALAVNGEIYNHRELKKQLAQPYAFQTGSDCEVINALYREEQPAALLNRLNGIFAFALWDKAAGRALIARDPMGVCPLYWGHDQQGRLRVASEMKSLADSCADVAQFPPGHYYDSASGELVRYYRKPWRDYDAVQGVEVSKQELREAFERAVHRQLMTDVPYGVLLSGGLDSSLVAAVAARFARKRIEDNDEAEAWWPRLHSFAIGLKGSPDLAAAAIAAESLGTVHHGFEYTFEEGLDALPEVIRHIETYDVTTIRASTPMFLLARRIKAMGVKMVLSGEGSDEIFGGYLYFHKAPNAREFHEELIRKLDALYNYDCLRANKSMMAWGVEPRVPFLDVEFLDVAMRMDAQHKMIDRTSDGAVRMEKGVLRAAFEGYLPESILWRQKEQFSDGVGYGWIDGLKAHAEAQVSDRELAAADKRFPVNPPQTKEGYYYRTLFERTFPTPAAAETVPGGKSIACSSPAAIAWDASFATMADPSGRAVAGVHAQALAS comes from the coding sequence ATGTGTTCGATCTTCGGCATCTTCGGCCTGCAACCGGGCGACGACCTGCAGGCGCTGCGCCGGCAGTCGCTGGACTGCTCGCAGCGGCAGCGCCACCGCGGCCCGGACTGGAGCGGCGTGTATGCCGACGACGGCGCGATCCTGGTGCATGAGCGCCTGGCCATCGTCGATCCGGCCGGCGGCTCGCAACCGTTGCTGTCCGAAGACGGCCAGCTGGCGCTGGCGGTCAACGGCGAGATCTACAACCACCGCGAACTGAAGAAGCAGCTGGCCCAGCCCTACGCCTTCCAGACCGGCTCGGACTGCGAGGTGATCAACGCGCTGTACCGCGAGGAGCAACCGGCCGCGCTGCTCAACCGGCTCAACGGCATCTTCGCCTTCGCGCTGTGGGACAAGGCCGCCGGGCGCGCGCTGATCGCGCGCGATCCGATGGGGGTGTGCCCGCTGTACTGGGGCCACGACCAGCAGGGTCGGCTGCGCGTGGCCTCGGAGATGAAGTCGCTGGCCGACAGCTGCGCCGACGTGGCCCAGTTCCCGCCCGGCCACTACTACGACAGCGCCAGCGGCGAGCTGGTGCGGTACTACCGCAAGCCCTGGCGCGACTACGACGCGGTGCAGGGCGTGGAGGTGAGCAAGCAGGAGCTGCGCGAGGCCTTCGAGCGCGCGGTGCACCGCCAGCTGATGACCGACGTGCCGTACGGCGTGCTGCTGTCCGGTGGGCTGGATTCGTCGCTGGTCGCGGCGGTGGCGGCGCGCTTCGCGCGCAAGCGCATCGAGGACAACGACGAGGCCGAGGCCTGGTGGCCGCGCCTGCACTCGTTCGCGATCGGCCTGAAGGGCTCGCCGGACCTGGCCGCCGCGGCGATCGCCGCCGAGTCGCTGGGCACCGTGCACCACGGCTTCGAGTACACCTTCGAGGAAGGCCTGGATGCGCTGCCGGAAGTGATCCGGCACATCGAGACCTACGACGTGACCACCATCCGCGCATCCACGCCGATGTTCCTGCTGGCGCGGCGGATCAAGGCGATGGGGGTGAAGATGGTGCTGTCGGGCGAGGGCAGCGACGAGATCTTCGGCGGCTACCTGTACTTCCACAAGGCGCCGAACGCGCGCGAGTTCCACGAGGAGCTGATCCGCAAGCTCGACGCGCTGTACAACTACGACTGCCTGCGCGCCAACAAGTCGATGATGGCCTGGGGCGTGGAGCCGCGCGTGCCGTTCCTGGACGTGGAATTCCTGGACGTGGCGATGCGCATGGACGCGCAGCACAAGATGATCGACAGGACCAGCGACGGTGCGGTGCGCATGGAGAAAGGCGTGCTGCGCGCGGCGTTCGAGGGCTATCTGCCCGAGTCGATCCTGTGGCGGCAGAAGGAGCAGTTCAGCGACGGCGTCGGCTACGGCTGGATCGACGGACTGAAGGCGCATGCCGAGGCCCAGGTCAGCGACCGCGAACTGGCCGCGGCCGACAAGCGCTTCCCGGTCAACCCGCCGCAGACCAAGGAAGGCTACTACTACCGCACGCTGTTCGAGCGCACGTTCCCCACCCCGGCGGCGGCCGAGACCGTGCCCGGCGGCAAGTCGATCGCCTGTTCCTCGCCGGCGGCGATCGCCTGGGACGCGAGCTTCGCGACGATGGCCGATCCGTCCGGGCGCGCGGTGGCCGGCGTGCACGCGCAGGCCTTGGCCTCGTGA
- the bfr gene encoding bacterioferritin produces the protein MKGHPEVVQCLKDLLRGELAARDQYFIHSRRYEDQGLQALYERINHEMEEETEHADALLRRILFLEGDPDMRPHAFEPGRTVEEMLQKDLKVEYEVRANLAAGMKLCEQHGDYVSRDVLLAQLRDTEEDHAWWLEQQLGLIKRLGMALYQTSKIGGGVPGQDA, from the coding sequence ATGAAGGGACATCCTGAAGTTGTGCAATGCCTCAAGGACCTGCTGCGCGGCGAACTCGCCGCACGCGACCAGTATTTCATCCACTCGCGACGCTACGAGGACCAGGGCCTGCAGGCGCTGTACGAACGCATCAACCACGAGATGGAAGAAGAGACCGAGCATGCCGACGCGCTGCTGCGGCGCATCCTGTTCCTGGAAGGCGACCCGGACATGCGTCCGCACGCCTTCGAGCCCGGGCGCACGGTCGAAGAGATGCTGCAGAAGGACCTGAAGGTCGAATACGAAGTGCGCGCGAATTTGGCCGCGGGCATGAAGCTGTGCGAGCAGCACGGCGACTACGTCAGCCGCGACGTGCTGCTGGCCCAGCTCAGGGACACCGAGGAAGACCACGCCTGGTGGCTGGAACAGCAGCTGGGCCTGATCAAGCGGCTGGGCATGGCGCTGTACCAGACCTCGAAGATCGGCGGCGGGGTTCCCGGCCAGGACGCCTGA
- a CDS encoding DoxX family protein produces the protein MQTCVASHPPAGKALRIGLWAVQALMSVAFVLFGLQKLFTAPEALAAMWHTPWPVEYPWLLRATGVIDAIGGLGLLLPALTRIRPGLSVAAALGCVLLQLAAIAFHVMRGEFAALPLNAVLLALVGFILWGRRRAPIAPRAPRPLA, from the coding sequence ATGCAAACCTGCGTCGCGTCCCACCCTCCCGCGGGCAAGGCCTTGCGCATCGGCCTCTGGGCCGTGCAGGCACTGATGTCCGTGGCGTTCGTGCTTTTCGGCTTGCAGAAACTGTTCACCGCTCCCGAGGCCCTGGCCGCGATGTGGCACACCCCATGGCCGGTCGAGTATCCATGGTTGCTGCGCGCGACCGGCGTCATCGACGCGATCGGCGGCCTTGGCCTCCTCTTGCCCGCGCTGACGCGGATCCGGCCCGGCCTGAGCGTTGCGGCGGCGCTGGGTTGCGTGCTGCTGCAACTGGCCGCCATTGCCTTCCACGTGATGCGCGGAGAGTTCGCGGCCTTGCCCTTGAACGCCGTCCTGCTGGCGCTGGTGGGCTTCATCCTGTGGGGACGCCGGCGGGCGCCCATCGCACCGCGCGCGCCGCGGCCCCTCGCCTGA
- a CDS encoding right-handed parallel beta-helix repeat-containing protein codes for MTLRPLLALLLPLATCLSSGCATAAAPAPAATDCSVRAEPGDDLQAAVDRVPNDGKPATVCLTAGDFHVTKLLSIQRDGLRLRGQGDATVLRMQDGVQQPVIVLGDYQNERPQRPIRDVVVEQLQIVGGSAEKEFMPERPYLSNSLVVVRAGQNIRLSGLRVSKCRSACLLSEYDSRDLLIERNDVSGAIWDGVSFNRTAKVRLVDNYIHDNVAAGITTEHLEDSEIRNNRLERNGSQGVYLADARRNLFAGNQFTGNKGAGIYLACSIRQRTPEILCWDNSMSQDNTFENNTFKDNPYTYTIGVDRAANCSGPDFRQNLWRKNNQADASGVDIQPERYGRCMRFE; via the coding sequence ATGACTCTTCGTCCCCTGCTCGCCCTGCTGTTGCCGCTCGCCACCTGCCTGTCGAGCGGCTGCGCCACGGCGGCCGCGCCTGCGCCCGCCGCCACCGACTGCAGCGTGCGCGCCGAACCGGGCGACGACCTGCAGGCCGCGGTCGACCGCGTGCCCAACGACGGCAAGCCGGCCACCGTGTGCCTGACCGCCGGCGACTTCCACGTGACCAAGTTGCTGTCGATCCAGCGCGACGGCCTGCGCCTGCGCGGCCAGGGCGATGCCACGGTGCTGCGCATGCAGGACGGCGTGCAGCAGCCGGTCATCGTGCTCGGCGATTACCAGAACGAGCGCCCGCAGCGGCCGATCCGCGACGTCGTCGTCGAGCAGTTGCAGATCGTCGGCGGCAGCGCCGAGAAGGAGTTCATGCCCGAGCGCCCCTACCTGAGCAACAGCCTGGTGGTGGTGCGCGCCGGCCAGAACATCCGCCTGTCCGGGCTGCGCGTGAGCAAGTGCCGCAGCGCCTGCCTGCTCAGCGAGTACGACAGCCGCGACCTGCTGATCGAGCGCAACGACGTGTCCGGCGCGATCTGGGACGGGGTCTCGTTCAACCGCACCGCCAAGGTCAGGCTGGTCGACAACTACATCCACGACAACGTCGCCGCCGGCATCACCACCGAGCATCTGGAAGACAGCGAGATCCGCAACAACCGCCTGGAGCGCAACGGCAGCCAGGGCGTGTACCTGGCCGACGCGCGGCGCAACCTGTTCGCCGGCAACCAGTTCACCGGCAACAAGGGCGCCGGCATCTACCTGGCCTGCTCGATCCGCCAGCGCACCCCGGAGATCCTGTGCTGGGACAACAGCATGAGCCAGGACAACACCTTCGAGAACAACACCTTCAAGGACAATCCCTACACCTACACGATCGGCGTGGACCGCGCCGCCAACTGCAGCGGCCCGGACTTCCGCCAGAACCTGTGGCGCAAGAACAACCAGGCCGACGCCTCCGGCGTGGACATCCAGCCCGAGCGCTACGGGCGCTGCATGCGCTTTGAGTAA
- a CDS encoding GGDEF domain-containing protein: MQPDGLSPADHDHAAAGAHGDETYQNHIRRMLGSSIMAIQALTLVAWPASVLCNPHLQHPLDARYALVFVALLITSANMSLAKRFWQWRQSGFLFVIALTTAFRVELHAMGENGLFWVLPVAITICLGVSLLFSLSRDYLLAMACTWAIMFGGQPWLVPGAGDLPLLAILLTVVALLGVALNRMFVGAMRTAYALKEDYRRLAETDALTGIANRRALMTQLRAATARGHGTLHFAMLDIDDFKQVNDTHGHNVGDAVLLALAAELAGLGARCKIGRLGGEEFGVLFENMGDAQVHALLQRLLDRVRSLRVEGVEFAFSAGAARLGAGGDVTDLLKRADQALYTAKREGKGRIHLGGSGDAAAIA; this comes from the coding sequence ATGCAGCCAGATGGCCTGTCCCCTGCAGACCACGACCACGCCGCGGCAGGCGCCCACGGCGACGAGACGTACCAGAACCACATCCGGCGCATGCTCGGCAGTTCCATCATGGCCATCCAGGCGCTGACCCTGGTGGCGTGGCCGGCCTCGGTGCTGTGCAACCCGCATTTGCAACATCCGCTCGACGCCCGCTATGCGCTGGTGTTCGTCGCGCTGCTCATCACCTCGGCGAACATGAGCCTGGCCAAGCGGTTCTGGCAATGGCGGCAGAGCGGCTTCCTGTTCGTGATCGCGCTGACCACCGCGTTCCGGGTGGAACTCCACGCCATGGGCGAAAACGGGCTGTTCTGGGTGCTGCCGGTGGCGATCACCATCTGCCTGGGCGTCAGCCTGCTGTTCTCGCTCTCGCGCGACTACCTGCTGGCCATGGCCTGCACCTGGGCGATCATGTTCGGCGGACAGCCATGGCTGGTGCCGGGGGCCGGCGATCTTCCGCTGCTGGCGATCCTGTTGACCGTGGTCGCGCTGCTCGGTGTCGCGCTCAACCGCATGTTCGTCGGCGCCATGCGCACCGCCTATGCACTGAAGGAAGACTACCGGCGCCTGGCCGAGACCGATGCGCTGACCGGCATCGCCAACCGGCGCGCGCTGATGACCCAGTTGCGGGCGGCGACGGCGCGCGGGCACGGCACGCTGCATTTCGCGATGCTGGACATCGACGACTTCAAGCAGGTCAACGACACCCATGGCCACAACGTCGGCGATGCGGTGCTGCTGGCGCTGGCCGCCGAACTGGCCGGGCTGGGCGCGCGCTGCAAGATCGGCCGGCTCGGCGGCGAGGAATTCGGCGTGCTGTTCGAGAACATGGGCGATGCGCAGGTCCACGCGCTGCTGCAACGGCTGCTGGACCGGGTCCGCAGCCTGCGCGTGGAAGGCGTGGAATTCGCGTTCAGCGCCGGCGCCGCGCGGCTGGGCGCCGGCGGCGACGTGACGGACCTGCTCAAGCGCGCCGACCAGGCGCTGTACACGGCCAAGCGCGAAGGCAAGGGACGCATCCATCTCGGCGGCAGCGGCGACGCGGCCGCCATCGCCTGA
- a CDS encoding LysR family transcriptional regulator yields the protein MKPRPTFDQLEVFVAVVEYGGFSAASRALHRTQSVVSYTVANLEAQLGLALFQRSGTKRPQLTEAGRSVLEDARRLMGDLDLLRSRLNALDDGLEGQLGVAISNAMPSDIVVEVLRAFRQRYPTVSLNVTVGTLGTVMEAVLAGKAVVGFGGAMNNPGGAVVTERIGWAMTVPVAAPGHPLGRLGRELQPADVRDDTQIVVYDASGLTKGRDFNVFSLKTWRVSDNATKLLFIRSALGWGGLPESLVREDLANGRLVRLRFPAFDQGPYPIYVIRSAVNPPGPAARWLTEEIERQFQRLGAG from the coding sequence TTGAAACCTCGTCCCACCTTCGACCAATTGGAAGTGTTCGTCGCGGTGGTGGAGTACGGCGGGTTTTCGGCCGCCTCCCGAGCGCTCCACCGCACCCAGTCGGTCGTCAGCTACACGGTGGCGAACCTGGAAGCCCAGCTCGGTCTGGCGCTGTTCCAACGCTCGGGCACCAAGCGTCCGCAACTCACCGAGGCCGGGCGCTCGGTCCTGGAGGACGCACGCAGGCTGATGGGCGACCTGGACCTGCTGCGTTCGCGCCTGAACGCGCTCGACGACGGACTGGAAGGCCAACTGGGCGTGGCCATCAGCAACGCGATGCCCTCGGACATCGTGGTCGAGGTGCTGCGCGCGTTTCGCCAGCGGTATCCAACGGTGTCCTTGAACGTCACGGTCGGCACGCTCGGCACCGTGATGGAAGCCGTCCTTGCCGGCAAGGCCGTCGTCGGCTTCGGAGGCGCGATGAACAACCCGGGCGGCGCGGTCGTGACCGAGCGCATCGGCTGGGCGATGACGGTGCCTGTCGCTGCGCCGGGCCATCCGCTGGGCCGGCTGGGCCGCGAGCTGCAGCCGGCGGACGTGCGGGACGACACGCAGATCGTCGTCTATGACGCTTCGGGGCTGACCAAGGGGCGGGACTTCAACGTGTTCTCGCTCAAGACCTGGCGCGTGAGCGACAACGCGACCAAGCTGCTGTTCATCCGCAGCGCGCTGGGCTGGGGCGGGCTGCCCGAATCGCTGGTCCGCGAGGACCTGGCCAATGGCCGCTTGGTGCGGCTTCGGTTTCCGGCGTTCGACCAGGGACCGTATCCGATCTATGTGATCCGCAGCGCGGTCAACCCGCCGGGGCCAGCGGCCCGGTGGCTGACCGAGGAGATCGAACGCCAGTTCCAGCGCCTGGGTGCGGGGTAG